Genomic window (Chthonomonas sp.):
CGGCGCCGGGCTGCTGGAAGCATTTAACACTTCGGTCTATCGGTATGACCTCTTCCTCGCTCGCACCAGCGTGGACACCGGGCTCACCACCAACAACGGGCTGATGCCCATTGGCTACAACGACTTCATAGCTCAAGGCGTTAACGCTTCGGGTGACCTGGTCGCTCGACGAGTCACTGGCATGGTGCCTGGCGCCACGACCACGATGCTCCTGGCCAGTGCGATTAATCCGACAAGTTTCGGTGCCTCGCAAGGGAAGTTCACTGGGAACACTTTTCGCCAACATACGGTTTGCCTTAATGCGGCCAACCAACTGCGACTGATGCAAGTCACCGTGAACCTCACCAGTTTCGCAGTAACGACGAGCTTGAATACCTTTCAGTTGAGCAACCAGTTTCTCGCGACCTCCAAGCTAAGCGTGGTGCCCGCCCACGCTGGTTACTACGTCATTGGCGACGACGCGTCCAACGCGGCCGTCACGCGGATAATCTACTACGGTGAACAAGGCATGCCGCTGGCCAACTTTACGACCACGGCGGTTGATGTGCCTACGACCACCTGGGGAGCGGGCATCATCTTGGCGCCTGAGCCCAGCTCGCTGGGAGTGTTCGCCGTGGCCGGGGCGATGATGCTCCGCCGCCGTCGGCGATAAGCCCAGAAAATTGCCAGACCACACAGAATTGTGCGGCATTCCGGCTTGTGGTCTGATATAACAAGAACATCATGCGTATTGTCGCGGGTTTGTGTTTCTTAGGTTTGGCTGGAGTGGCCAGTGCCTCGTTTGACCTTATGCTCTTGCCGGATCAAAACACCGGCCGCGTTG
Coding sequences:
- a CDS encoding PEP-CTERM sorting domain-containing protein, with product MRTVAALCLLGSVGLAHASFDVMFLPDTATGRIVRFDPVNQVALGSFGPSGSVGFAGRYASVIDPNRVAYTGSGGTVIYNPNNGEATQTGTIADTFTRATMDGAGLLEAFNTSVYRYDLFLARTSVDTGLTTNNGLMPIGYNDFIAQGVNASGDLVARRVTGMVPGATTTMLLASAINPTSFGASQGKFTGNTFRQHTVCLNAANQLRLMQVTVNLTSFAVTTSLNTFQLSNQFLATSKLSVVPAHAGYYVIGDDASNAAVTRIIYYGEQGMPLANFTTTAVDVPTTTWGAGIILAPEPSSLGVFAVAGAMMLRRRRR